One Gossypium raimondii isolate GPD5lz chromosome 3, ASM2569854v1, whole genome shotgun sequence genomic window carries:
- the LOC105796736 gene encoding uncharacterized protein LOC105796736, which translates to METTRRWFNKFKSKDKVRSSKNKEAVGNAKEGSKPPTSEEAPSDVTKQRVAAAKQYIEDHYKKQMKSLQERKERRDILEKKLADAEVSEEEQNNLLKYFEKKEREYMRMQRHKMGTDDFEPLTMIGKGAFGEVRICREKATGHVYAMKKLKKSEMLRRGQVEHVKAERNLLAEVDSNCIVKLYCSFQDEEYLYLIMEYLPGGDMMTLLMRKDILTEDEARFYVGETVLAIESIHKHNYIHRDIKPDNLLLDRNGHMKLSDFGLCKPLDCSNLQEKDFSMAKNLSGALQSDGRPAAPKRTQQEQLQHWQRNRRMLAYSTVGTPDYIAPEVLLKKGYGMECDWWSLGAIMYEMLVGYPPFYSDEPMSTCRKIVNWRTHLKFPEEAKLSPEAKDLISKLLCNVEQRLGTKGAHEIKIHPWFKGIEWDKLYQMKAAFIPEVNDELDTQNFEKFEEADNQIPSATKSGPWRKMLPSKDINFVGYTYKNYEIVNDNQLPGIAELKKKSSKPKRPSIKSLFEDESAAAASQPVQGSFINLLPPQIEEAPEDRSRK; encoded by the exons ATGGAAACTACGAGGAGATGGTTCAACAAGTTCAAATCGAAAGACAAGGTAAGGTCTTCAAAGAATAAAGAAGCTGTAGGTAATGCAAAGGAGGGGTCTAAACCACCAACAAGTGAAGAGGCACCATCAGATGTCACCAAACAACGGGTAGCAGCTGCGAAGCAGTATATTGAAGACCATTATAAGAAGCAGATGAAAAGCCTGCAGGAAAGAAAGGAGCG GCGTGATATTCTAGAAAAGAAGTTGGCTGATGCTGAAGTCTCTGAAGAAGAACAGAACAACTTACTTAAGTATTTTGAAAAGAAGGAGAGGGAATACATGCGTATGCAAAGGCATAAGATGGGGACTGATGATTTTGAGCCATTGACCATGATTGGCAAGGGTGCATTTGGAGAG GTTAGAATCTGTAGGGAGAAGGCAACTGGTCATGTTTATGCTATGAAGAAGCTCAAGAAGTCAGAGATGCTTCGCAGAGGCCAG GTTGAACATGTGAAAGCTGAGAGAAATCTACTTGCGGAGGTTGACAGTAATTGCATTGTTAAACTATATTGCTCCTTCCAAGATGAAGAGTATCTATATCTCATTATGGAATATTTACCTGGGGGAGATATGATGACTTTATTGATGCGGAAGGATATACTAACTGAAGACGAGGCCAGGTTTTATGTTGGAGAAACTGTCCTGGCGATTGAATCAATCCACaaacataattatattcatAG AGACATCAAGCCTGACAACCTACTACTTGATAGAAATGGTCATATGAAATTATCAGATTTTGGATTATGTAAGCCATTAGATTGTAGTAATCTCCAGGAAAAGGATTTTTCTATGGCAAAAAATCTCAGTGGGGCTCTTCAAAGTGATGGACGACCTGCAGCACCAAAACGCACACAACAAGAGCAGTTGCAGCATTGGCAAAGAAACAGAAGGATGCTT GCTTATTCTACAGTTGGTACACCTGACTATATTGCTCCAGAGGTTTTGCTGAAGAAAGGATATGGAATGGAATGCGATTG GTGGTCTCTTGGTGCTATCATGTATGAAATGCTTGTTGGATATCCACCCTTTTATTCAGATGAGCCAATGTCAACCTGTCGGAAG ATAGTGAATTGGAGAACACACTTAAAATTTCCAGAAGAAGCAAAACTATCACCCGAAGCGAAAGACCTTATCAGTAAACTTCTATGTAATGTTGAGCAGAGGCTTGGCACAAAAGGTGCCCATGAAATTAAG ATTCACCCATGGTTTAAAGGTATTGAATGGGACAAGTTATACCAAATGAAAGCTGCGTTTATTCCCGAAGTCAATGATGAGTTAGATACACAAAATTTTGAGAAGTTTGAAGAG GCTGACAACCAAATTCCATCTGCAACAAAATCAGGTCCATGGAGAAAG ATGCTTCCGTCCAAGGATATAAACTTTGTGGGTTACACATACAAGAACTATGAAATTGTAAATGATAATCAGTTACCTGGCATCG ctgaattgaaaaagaaaagttcaaaACCCAAGCGACCTTCCATCAAATCCCTTTTCG AGGATGAATCGGCAGCAGCTGCCAGTCAACCTGTCCAAGGGAGCTTTATAAACCTCTTGCCTCCACAAATAGAAGAAGCCCCAGAGGACCGTTCGAGAAAATGA